One segment of Candidatus Falkowbacteria bacterium DNA contains the following:
- a CDS encoding DUF1566 domain-containing protein — protein sequence MKKTFLNLLNRQPSGMAMVIVLTVAFVVLITVAAGAVIISNNLNKSGGQASKARAEESVSIALERLKGIYKIDGALLKTCSQGDCVDLTNGVCVSCSDAAAFYKQGDVKYKVELGKIAQPEGLTVGFADLVVTGYYKNISKQKSTRVCLNYCAGKGFTCGDNGCGGTCGTCRSPQTCDAGTQKCSGEVVTGCGDINVECATNCPVGTVCGGGTVVDDVNYIVVSDSGCDSGSCNQSTDYYTRIWDEGHFSDTGANDQSDGRNNMSHLTSSQYSAALYCSDAAYNNFSDWYLPSNEELLTLYNASQNAYGTGYAQDGCYWSSSQYDKGPIEAAVIGGFGENFNSCRERIATTKSENTYTRCIRRYNTQAAACSDVNTECTADCVAGDRCGGGALIDVSNHVIASLSGCDGSTCSETTDNAVRAWESNAIIHDFTNAQDPNDGKRNTDTIVAFGPNFDAALMCSNASYYGFGHWWLPAINELETMYNASSSNWTSGYADACYWSSTEEKRKADVALIGGMGAKHGMCPQAYGKADNAYVRCLRRW from the coding sequence ATGAAAAAAACATTTTTAAATTTATTAAATAGGCAACCGAGTGGAATGGCGATGGTTATTGTTTTAACCGTGGCCTTTGTCGTTTTAATAACAGTGGCTGCCGGGGCCGTTATTATATCTAATAATCTAAATAAATCTGGTGGTCAGGCTAGTAAGGCTAGGGCCGAAGAAAGTGTTTCAATTGCTTTAGAAAGATTGAAGGGAATTTATAAAATAGACGGCGCTTTACTTAAAACTTGTAGTCAGGGTGATTGCGTCGACTTAACTAACGGCGTTTGCGTTTCCTGTTCTGACGCAGCGGCTTTTTATAAGCAAGGAGATGTGAAATATAAAGTAGAGCTTGGGAAAATAGCTCAGCCCGAAGGACTTACTGTAGGTTTTGCTGATTTAGTTGTGACTGGTTATTACAAAAATATTAGTAAGCAAAAATCAACTCGGGTTTGTCTGAACTATTGCGCTGGTAAGGGATTTACTTGTGGCGATAATGGTTGTGGCGGAACTTGCGGAACTTGTCGGTCGCCGCAAACCTGCGATGCTGGTACACAAAAATGTAGCGGCGAAGTTGTAACTGGTTGCGGTGATATTAATGTAGAGTGTGCAACTAATTGTCCAGTCGGAACAGTTTGCGGCGGAGGGACAGTGGTTGATGATGTAAATTATATAGTTGTGTCTGACTCCGGTTGTGATAGCGGTAGTTGCAATCAATCAACTGATTATTATACTCGCATATGGGATGAAGGTCATTTTTCTGATACAGGGGCTAATGATCAAAGTGATGGTAGAAATAATATGAGCCACCTAACTAGCTCCCAGTATAGTGCCGCTCTATATTGTAGTGACGCAGCTTATAATAATTTTTCGGATTGGTACTTACCGTCTAACGAAGAACTTCTCACTCTTTATAATGCTTCGCAAAATGCTTATGGCACCGGCTATGCTCAAGATGGTTGTTATTGGTCTTCGTCTCAATATGACAAAGGGCCAATCGAAGCTGCTGTTATAGGTGGTTTTGGTGAAAATTTTAATTCTTGTCGTGAAAGGATCGCTACTACAAAGAGTGAAAATACTTATACTCGATGTATAAGACGTTATAACACGCAAGCAGCTGCTTGTAGTGACGTTAATACTGAATGTACCGCTGATTGCGTTGCGGGTGACCGTTGCGGAGGAGGAGCTTTAATTGATGTATCTAACCATGTTATTGCTTCTTTATCTGGCTGTGATGGGTCTACTTGTTCAGAGACAACTGATAATGCCGTTAGAGCATGGGAAAGCAACGCAATAATCCATGATTTTACTAATGCTCAAGATCCCAATGACGGGAAACGTAATACTGATACGATCGTTGCCTTTGGTCCTAATTTTGATGCAGCCCTTATGTGCTCTAATGCCTCTTATTATGGCTTTGGCCATTGGTGGTTGCCTGCTATTAATGAGCTGGAAACAATGTATAATGCTTCCTCAAGTAACTGGACTTCTGGTTATGCTGATGCTTGCTATTGGTCATCAACTGAAGAAAAACGAAAGGCAGACGTGGCTCTTATTGGCGGTATGGGCGCAAAACATGGTATGTGTCCACAAGCTTACGGTAAAGCAGATAATGCATATGTCCGCTGCTTAAGACGATGGTAG
- the ligA gene encoding NAD-dependent DNA ligase LigA yields the protein MIKSEALKRITKLRQEIERLNYLYYVLDKPEINDAAWDHLKNELVKLETEFPDLVTPDSPTQRVGGRALSAFKKVEHSLPMLSLFDAFSEEEMLAWEERMVKLLAPSLRWDDKKIKKDFSYYAELKMDGLAISLIYKNGVLVKAATRGDGRVGEDVTANIKTITSIPLRLRIPTKQEIIKLGLAASTTEQVFSNLEKGEIEIRGEVIMTEAVLKKLNEQYKKLNKPLLANARNAAAGSIRQLDPNITAERQLDFHCYDIATEFGIELHSQEHTLAKLLGIKVLDLNKECKNISELINFHHNWEKNRAKLPFECDGVVAVVNNTKLWPILGIVGKGPRYMMAYKFANEQATTKLLDVEWQIGRSGTLTPTARLEPVRVKGVMISNATLHNFDEIKRLGVKIGDTVIIERAGDVIPKIIATLVKLRNGKEKIIKPPLKCPICGTSVMQKPGEVAYRCPNKNCYAVNLRRLIHWASKTGLDIDSLGPKIIEQLVIANLVSDPADFYSLSKGDFLSLERFAELSADNLVKAIDASRSTSLERFIYALGIEHVGEETALLLAKQAVYWSKQNKQSLTTPLDLENLFTKINKEDLEKLPDVGTKVAASLISWFSQSANKNLLKKLTDHGLRITLPKITNGKLNNKSFVITGTLDNLSRDEAKSLVRSSGGQISESVSKQTDYVVVGENPGSKYDKAQKLGLKILSEKEFIGLIS from the coding sequence ATGATAAAAAGTGAGGCTCTAAAAAGAATTACAAAGTTACGACAAGAAATTGAACGTCTCAATTATCTTTATTATGTTTTAGACAAACCTGAGATAAACGATGCAGCTTGGGATCATTTGAAAAATGAGTTAGTCAAATTAGAAACCGAATTTCCTGATTTAGTTACGCCTGATTCGCCAACGCAAAGAGTTGGTGGTCGAGCCTTGTCGGCTTTTAAAAAAGTTGAGCATAGTTTGCCTATGCTTTCTCTATTTGATGCTTTTAGCGAAGAAGAAATGTTAGCTTGGGAGGAACGCATGGTTAAATTGTTAGCTCCCAGCTTGCGCTGGGATGACAAAAAAATAAAAAAAGATTTCAGCTATTACGCTGAATTAAAAATGGATGGCTTAGCGATTAGTTTAATTTATAAAAATGGAGTTTTAGTTAAAGCCGCTACCCGCGGCGACGGTCGCGTTGGCGAAGATGTCACGGCTAATATCAAAACCATTACTTCAATCCCGCTGCGCTTACGAATTCCTACTAAACAAGAAATAATAAAGCTAGGCCTAGCTGCTTCAACTACTGAGCAGGTTTTTTCAAATTTGGAAAAAGGCGAGATTGAAATTAGGGGAGAGGTTATAATGACTGAAGCGGTTTTAAAAAAATTGAACGAACAATATAAAAAATTAAATAAACCATTGCTAGCTAACGCGCGTAATGCTGCCGCTGGTTCAATCCGTCAACTTGATCCTAATATTACGGCTGAGCGACAATTAGATTTTCACTGCTATGATATTGCGACCGAATTTGGAATTGAGCTGCATAGTCAGGAACATACTTTAGCTAAGTTGTTAGGCATAAAAGTTCTAGATTTAAATAAAGAATGTAAAAATATTTCTGAGTTAATAAATTTCCATCATAACTGGGAAAAGAATCGAGCTAAATTACCCTTTGAATGTGACGGTGTTGTGGCAGTGGTTAATAATACAAAGCTTTGGCCAATTTTAGGTATTGTTGGTAAGGGGCCGCGTTATATGATGGCTTATAAGTTTGCTAACGAGCAGGCGACTACGAAATTATTAGATGTGGAATGGCAAATTGGTCGTAGCGGAACTCTAACTCCAACCGCTAGATTAGAACCAGTTCGAGTTAAGGGTGTTATGATTAGCAATGCAACGTTACATAATTTTGATGAAATAAAACGTTTAGGCGTTAAAATTGGCGACACGGTTATTATTGAGAGAGCTGGTGATGTTATTCCAAAAATCATTGCTACTTTAGTGAAATTACGTAATGGTAAAGAAAAAATTATTAAGCCGCCATTAAAATGTCCGATTTGCGGAACGTCGGTTATGCAGAAACCAGGTGAAGTGGCTTATCGTTGTCCTAATAAAAATTGCTATGCGGTTAATTTGCGTCGCTTGATTCATTGGGCTTCTAAAACCGGTTTAGATATTGATAGTTTAGGGCCAAAAATTATTGAACAATTAGTCATAGCAAATTTAGTGTCTGATCCAGCTGATTTTTATAGTTTAAGTAAAGGTGATTTTTTGTCATTAGAGCGTTTTGCTGAGTTATCGGCTGATAACTTAGTCAAAGCGATTGATGCTTCGCGCTCGACTAGTTTAGAAAGATTTATATATGCCTTAGGTATCGAACATGTTGGCGAAGAAACTGCTTTGCTCTTAGCTAAGCAAGCGGTTTATTGGTCTAAACAAAATAAACAAAGTTTAACGACACCGTTAGATTTAGAAAATTTGTTTACTAAAATAAATAAAGAAGATTTAGAGAAATTGCCTGACGTTGGTACTAAAGTTGCTGCTAGTCTTATTAGTTGGTTTTCGCAAAGCGCTAATAAAAATCTTTTGAAAAAATTAACCGATCACGGTTTAAGAATTACTTTACCAAAAATTACTAACGGCAAATTAAATAATAAATCATTTGTTATAACCGGTACGCTAGATAATCTTTCACGTGATGAAGCTAAGTCATTAGTTAGAAGTAGTGGCGGACAAATTTCCGAGAGTGTTAGTAAACAAACCGATTATGTTGTCGTAGGGGAAAATCCTGGCAGTAAATATGATAAAGCTCAGAAGTTGGGACTTAAAATTTTAAGCGAGAAAGAGTTTATAGGTTTAATAAGTTAA